A DNA window from Pseudomonas resinovorans NBRC 106553 contains the following coding sequences:
- a CDS encoding flagellar hook capping FlgD N-terminal domain-containing protein: MSTVNGTSNNGGTTGSDSDLPRAAVNLSEATQLENSFISLMVAQIKYQDPTNPVDSTEFLNQYSAMSQVKSMENMTQLSQNNLVLMDNLQTLTAAGLVGQEVKVRVDRLQLDEQPIDGQIQLEFASAKTVLQLTDANGQKTEIQLGPQVAGSVDFRIDPKALGLRPGAYQVAVTTESGETPQVEVAGLVGKVRVSADGPVLEVEGVGSVPFYNIVEFGPA; encoded by the coding sequence ATGTCCACGGTCAACGGCACCAGCAACAATGGCGGCACCACCGGCAGCGACAGCGACCTGCCGCGCGCGGCGGTCAACCTCAGCGAAGCCACCCAGCTGGAGAACAGCTTCATCAGCCTGATGGTGGCGCAGATCAAGTACCAGGACCCCACCAATCCGGTGGACAGCACCGAGTTCCTCAACCAGTACTCGGCCATGTCCCAGGTCAAGAGCATGGAGAACATGACCCAGCTCTCGCAGAACAACCTGGTGCTCATGGACAACCTGCAGACCCTTACCGCCGCCGGCCTGGTGGGCCAGGAAGTGAAGGTCCGCGTCGACCGCCTGCAGCTCGACGAGCAGCCCATCGACGGCCAGATCCAGCTGGAGTTCGCCTCCGCCAAGACGGTGCTGCAACTCACCGATGCCAACGGCCAGAAGACCGAGATCCAGCTCGGTCCGCAGGTGGCCGGCAGCGTCGATTTCCGCATCGATCCCAAGGCCCTTGGCCTGCGTCCCGGCGCGTACCAGGTGGCGGTCACCACCGAGAGTGGCGAGACCCCGCAGGTGGAGGTCGCCGGCCTGGTCGGCAAGGTCCGCGTCAGCGCCGATGGCCCCGTGCTGGAGGTGGAGGGCGTGGGCTCCGTGCCCTTCTACAACATCGTCGAGTTCGGCCCCGCGTGA
- a CDS encoding winged helix-turn-helix domain-containing protein, with protein sequence MTSMQNIQPLGETGPAISHLEIGTGHTDCHARFYPALYRLDLIRDEGEEKIDLGFSGSRLLERLLQAPGQVVPREELLAHAWSDRIVGPGSLNQQIYTLRQVLGDEKKREIIQTLPRRGYLFNPKFLTGQAAEPQPMEAPVTANAIPPFAAPMEHFSRPLAPWRFSLLTLGVGSMLALILVLALTWFYKLMFQTPVFSTEVQAGKAQIIYADSREDALQELVMDTRSLSQQVAELATRPAKLVLNLTAGFYEILCMQPDGGVNWLMVHRSQLAAVPNEHLKSCLN encoded by the coding sequence ATGACCAGCATGCAGAACATCCAGCCGCTCGGTGAAACCGGGCCCGCCATCTCCCACCTGGAAATCGGAACGGGCCACACCGACTGTCATGCACGCTTCTATCCGGCGCTTTATCGTCTGGACCTGATCCGTGACGAGGGTGAAGAAAAGATCGACCTCGGATTCTCCGGCAGCCGCCTGCTGGAACGTCTGCTGCAGGCCCCCGGCCAGGTGGTGCCACGGGAAGAACTGCTGGCCCACGCCTGGTCCGACCGCATCGTCGGTCCCGGCAGCCTGAACCAGCAGATCTACACCCTGCGCCAGGTGCTGGGGGACGAAAAGAAGCGCGAGATCATCCAGACCTTGCCGCGACGCGGCTACCTGTTCAACCCCAAGTTCCTCACCGGCCAGGCCGCCGAACCGCAGCCGATGGAAGCGCCGGTCACAGCCAACGCCATCCCGCCCTTCGCCGCGCCCATGGAGCATTTCTCCCGGCCGCTGGCCCCCTGGCGCTTCTCCCTGCTGACCCTAGGCGTCGGCAGCATGCTGGCGCTGATACTAGTCCTGGCGCTGACCTGGTTCTACAAACTGATGTTCCAGACCCCGGTGTTCAGCACCGAGGTGCAGGCCGGCAAGGCACAGATCATCTACGCCGACTCCCGTGAGGACGCCCTGCAGGAGCTGGTGATGGACACCCGCTCGCTGTCCCAGCAAGTGGCGGAACTGGCCACCCGGCCGGCCAAGCTGGTGCTCAACCTCACCGCGGGCTTCTATGAAATCCTCTGCATGCAGCCCGATGGCGGGGTCAACTGGCTGATGGTGCACCGCAGCCAGCTCGCCGCCGTCCCCAACGAGCACCTGAAGAGCTGCCTGAATTGA
- the lafA gene encoding lateral flagellin LafA — translation MALSIHTNYSALVTQTNLNKTNSLLSTNQQRLGTGLRINSAADDAAGLQIATRLNAQSRGMDVAMRNTGDAISMLQTAEGAFSEMTDILQRMKDLSTQGANGTNSAADLTALQGEFDELGKELANIMDNTSYAGAKLFSKDNSAGKFAAAVNFQIGSTAAETLTLDLTAAGSDAVQTLTDALDAVSTNYTTPGGAVGTELTAAGGANGSITKLNTALDAVGALRAELGANINRLNHTANNLANMKDNTDMAKGRIMDADFAKESASMSKNSMLMQSGISMLKQAGQMPGMVMSLLG, via the coding sequence ATGGCTCTGTCGATTCACACCAACTATTCGGCCCTGGTCACCCAGACCAACCTGAACAAGACCAACAGCCTGCTGAGCACCAACCAGCAGCGCCTGGGCACCGGCCTGCGCATCAACTCCGCCGCCGACGACGCCGCCGGCCTGCAGATCGCCACCCGCCTCAACGCCCAGTCCCGTGGCATGGACGTGGCCATGCGCAACACCGGCGACGCCATCTCCATGCTGCAGACCGCCGAAGGCGCCTTCAGCGAAATGACCGACATCCTCCAGCGCATGAAGGACCTCTCCACCCAGGGCGCCAACGGCACCAACAGCGCCGCCGACCTGACCGCCCTGCAAGGCGAGTTCGACGAGCTGGGCAAAGAGCTGGCGAACATCATGGACAACACCAGCTACGCTGGCGCCAAGCTGTTCAGCAAGGACAACTCCGCCGGCAAGTTCGCCGCCGCGGTGAACTTCCAGATCGGCTCCACCGCCGCCGAAACCCTGACCCTGGACCTGACCGCCGCCGGTTCCGACGCCGTCCAGACCCTGACCGATGCCCTGGACGCCGTCTCGACCAACTACACCACCCCGGGCGGCGCGGTGGGCACCGAACTGACCGCGGCCGGTGGCGCCAACGGCTCCATCACCAAGCTCAACACCGCCCTGGACGCCGTCGGCGCCCTGCGCGCCGAGCTGGGCGCCAACATCAACCGCCTGAACCACACCGCGAACAACCTGGCCAACATGAAGGACAACACCGACATGGCCAAGGGCCGCATCATGGACGCCGACTTCGCCAAGGAAAGCGCCAGCATGAGCAAGAACTCCATGCTCATGCAGTCCGGCATCTCCATGCTCAAGCAGGCCGGCCAGATGCCGGGCATGGTCATGTCCCTGTTGGGTTGA
- the flgB gene encoding flagellar basal body rod protein FlgB, with protein sequence MSIRIDEALGVHSRALALRMERSEILSANLANEDTPGFQARDIDFAAEMQRLDSDSHQLFASTSGPGLKYRVPTQPAQDGNTVELSVEQAQFSRNAMDFQTSLTFLNMKFRGLKQAIEGR encoded by the coding sequence ATGAGTATACGGATTGATGAAGCCTTGGGCGTCCACAGCCGCGCGCTGGCGCTGCGCATGGAGCGCAGCGAAATACTGTCGGCGAACCTCGCCAACGAAGACACCCCCGGCTTCCAGGCCCGCGATATCGACTTCGCCGCCGAGATGCAACGGCTGGACAGCGACAGCCACCAGCTGTTCGCCAGCACCAGTGGGCCGGGCCTGAAGTACCGCGTGCCGACCCAGCCCGCCCAGGATGGCAACACCGTGGAGCTGTCGGTCGAGCAGGCGCAGTTCTCCCGCAACGCCATGGACTTCCAGACCAGCCTGACCTTCCTCAACATGAAATTCCGTGGCCTGAAGCAGGCCATCGAGGGCCGTTGA
- the flgE gene encoding flagellar hook protein FlgE, whose protein sequence is MSFNIALTGLNAVNEQLNTVSHNIANSGTVGFKSSRTEFGSVYADSQAMGVEVTGTTQSISQGGSLVATGRNLDLAISGGGFFVTKASNGDALYTRAGVFGSDKDNYLVNGSGARLQGYPTDAAGNLLVGTMSDLQLRNGNLPAKATDTLDFVANLDADSTVPTVVPFDPQNLSTYNSTYTTRVYDSQGREHTLTQYFVKTADNQWNAHYYVDGNSAGAVQALNFSTSGTLTAPAAPVSLSAALPGVDPLNIALDYSGTSQHGSDFVVTTNRPSGYAPGEQTGMVVEKDGRVFVNYSNGQRLLQGQVVLANFANAGGLANESGTAWSETSESGTPLIGVAGIGAFGALSAGSLENSNVDLTQQLVSLMEGQRNYQANTKVLTTDKELTQVLFSAI, encoded by the coding sequence ATGAGCTTCAACATCGCCCTGACCGGTCTGAACGCGGTCAACGAACAACTCAACACCGTCAGCCACAACATCGCCAACTCCGGCACCGTCGGCTTCAAGTCCTCGCGCACCGAGTTCGGCAGCGTCTACGCCGACAGCCAGGCCATGGGCGTGGAAGTCACCGGCACCACCCAGAGCATCAGCCAGGGCGGTTCCCTGGTGGCCACCGGGCGCAACCTCGACCTGGCCATCTCCGGCGGCGGCTTCTTCGTCACCAAGGCCAGCAACGGCGACGCGCTCTACACCCGCGCCGGGGTCTTCGGTTCCGACAAGGACAACTACCTGGTCAACGGCAGCGGCGCGCGCCTGCAGGGTTACCCGACCGACGCCGCCGGCAACCTGCTGGTGGGCACCATGAGCGACCTGCAGCTGCGCAACGGCAACCTGCCGGCCAAGGCCACCGACACCCTGGACTTCGTCGCCAACCTCGACGCCGACTCCACCGTACCCACCGTCGTGCCCTTCGACCCGCAGAACCTCAGCACCTACAACTCCACCTACACCACCCGCGTGTACGACTCCCAGGGCCGCGAGCACACCCTGACCCAGTACTTCGTCAAGACCGCCGACAACCAGTGGAACGCCCACTACTACGTCGATGGCAACTCCGCCGGCGCGGTCCAGGCGCTGAACTTCTCCACCAGCGGCACGCTCACCGCGCCGGCCGCCCCGGTGAGCCTCTCCGCCGCGTTGCCGGGCGTCGACCCGCTGAACATCGCCCTGGACTACAGCGGCACCAGCCAGCACGGCTCCGATTTCGTCGTCACCACCAACCGCCCGAGCGGCTACGCCCCCGGCGAGCAGACCGGCATGGTGGTGGAGAAGGACGGCCGCGTCTTCGTCAACTACAGCAACGGCCAGCGCCTGCTGCAGGGCCAGGTGGTACTGGCCAACTTCGCCAATGCCGGCGGCCTGGCCAATGAAAGCGGCACCGCCTGGAGCGAGACCTCCGAGTCCGGCACCCCGCTGATCGGCGTGGCCGGCATCGGCGCCTTCGGCGCCCTGTCCGCCGGCAGCCTGGAGAACTCCAACGTCGACCTCACCCAGCAGCTGGTGAGCCTGATGGAAGGCCAGCGCAACTACCAGGCCAACACCAAGGTCCTGACCACGGACAAGGAACTCACCCAGGTCCTGTTCAGCGCCATCTAA
- the lafA gene encoding lateral flagellin LafA has protein sequence MALSIHTNYSALVTQTNLNKTNGQLSTNQQRLGTGLRINSAADDAAGLQIATRLNAQSRGMDVAMRNTGDAISMLQTAEGAFSEMTDILQRMKDLSTQGANGTNAAADLTALQGEYDELGKELSNIIKNTSYAGAKLFSDGTVVTGANGKLSAAVNFQIGSTAAETLAMNVSAKLTTLATALGNASDTYTTPGTPGVEITGGANANITVVNTALDAVAALRADFGANINRLNHTANNLANMKDNTDMAKGRIMDADFAKESANMSKNSMLMQSGISMLKQAGQMPGMVMSLLG, from the coding sequence ATGGCGCTGTCGATTCACACCAACTACTCGGCCCTGGTCACCCAGACCAACCTGAACAAGACCAACGGCCAGCTGAGCACCAACCAGCAGCGCCTGGGCACCGGCCTGCGCATCAACTCCGCCGCCGACGACGCCGCCGGCCTGCAGATCGCCACCCGCCTCAACGCCCAGTCCCGTGGCATGGACGTGGCCATGCGCAACACCGGCGACGCCATCTCCATGCTGCAGACCGCCGAAGGCGCCTTCAGCGAGATGACCGACATCCTCCAGCGCATGAAAGACCTCTCCACCCAGGGCGCCAACGGCACCAACGCCGCCGCCGACCTGACCGCCCTGCAGGGCGAGTACGACGAGCTGGGCAAGGAACTGTCCAACATCATCAAGAACACCAGCTATGCCGGCGCCAAGCTGTTCAGTGACGGCACCGTGGTCACCGGCGCCAACGGCAAGCTGTCCGCCGCGGTGAACTTCCAGATCGGTTCCACCGCCGCTGAGACCCTGGCGATGAACGTCTCCGCCAAGCTCACCACCCTGGCCACCGCCCTGGGCAACGCCTCGGATACCTACACCACACCGGGCACCCCGGGCGTGGAAATCACCGGTGGCGCCAACGCCAACATCACCGTGGTGAACACCGCCCTGGACGCCGTCGCCGCCCTGCGCGCCGACTTCGGTGCCAACATCAACCGCCTGAACCACACCGCGAACAACCTGGCCAACATGAAGGACAACACCGACATGGCCAAGGGCCGCATCATGGACGCCGACTTCGCCAAGGAAAGCGCCAACATGAGCAAGAACTCGATGCTCATGCAGTCCGGCATCTCCATGCTCAAGCAAGCCGGCCAGATGCCCGGCATGGTCATGTCCCTGCTGGGCTGA
- a CDS encoding flagellar basal body rod protein FlgF produces the protein MDRLGYTAMAAASRTMTSLEVRSNNLANVNTPGFRADLERAAEVAVPGYGYDSRHLVRVQDNGVSLESGTLMATGRDLDFAIKGTGLIAVQTGEGEAYTRNGNMQIDAENRLTINGRPVLGEGGPIVLPEYDTVAIGSDGTVSIMPRGDFLMAEVDRIKVVDQPASALTKNAAGLLVARNGQPAPAMDSPLLVSGHLESSNVSAIDQLVSSMSLNRLFETQVKMMKAAEDLSSAGNRMIRGS, from the coding sequence ATGGACCGCCTGGGATACACCGCCATGGCCGCCGCCAGCCGCACCATGACCTCGCTGGAGGTGCGCTCGAACAACCTGGCCAACGTCAACACGCCGGGCTTTCGCGCCGACCTCGAACGCGCCGCGGAAGTCGCGGTGCCGGGTTACGGCTACGACAGCCGGCACCTGGTGCGGGTGCAGGACAACGGCGTCAGCCTGGAGTCCGGCACCCTCATGGCCACCGGCCGCGACCTCGATTTCGCCATCAAGGGCACCGGCCTGATCGCCGTGCAGACCGGCGAAGGCGAGGCCTATACGCGCAACGGCAACATGCAGATCGACGCCGAGAACCGCCTGACCATCAATGGCCGGCCGGTGCTGGGGGAGGGCGGCCCGATCGTCCTGCCCGAGTACGACACGGTGGCCATCGGTTCCGACGGCACCGTCTCGATCATGCCCCGTGGCGACTTCCTGATGGCCGAGGTGGACCGCATCAAGGTGGTCGACCAGCCCGCCAGCGCCCTGACCAAGAACGCCGCCGGCCTGCTGGTGGCGCGCAACGGCCAGCCGGCCCCGGCCATGGACAGCCCGCTGCTGGTCAGCGGCCACCTGGAGTCGAGCAACGTCTCGGCCATCGACCAGCTGGTGTCGAGCATGAGCCTGAACCGCCTGTTCGAGACCCAGGTGAAGATGATGAAAGCCGCCGAGGACCTGTCCTCGGCCGGCAACCGAATGATCCGTGGAAGCTAA
- a CDS encoding OmpA family protein, which produces MRKRADKDHEIIVKRRSKKGHGDEHGGAWKVAFADFTLAMMALFMVLWIVHPQAQDHTQVGGDMDSNPLVDGGAGVFDGASRTPVELDGFPAPVRREAPAKAVPVDAEAKPAQDLAKAESGEAGDDALARRLQSSEELQQLARLIRDVSGSVDALTNIEVEVVPQGLRILIRDDQQRFMFQRGNASLDPHFRGLLVALAGVLGKVENKLIISGHTDATPYRGESGYDNWNLSGDRALRARNVLVAGGLPAGNVLQVAAQADVMPIKPEQPEDGANRRIEILLLTERAESLYRELFGEGYAQAQVSASGARFQGPEKQ; this is translated from the coding sequence ATGAGGAAGCGCGCCGACAAGGACCATGAAATCATCGTCAAGCGCCGCAGCAAGAAGGGCCATGGCGATGAACACGGCGGCGCCTGGAAGGTCGCCTTCGCCGACTTCACCCTGGCGATGATGGCGCTGTTCATGGTGCTCTGGATCGTCCATCCGCAGGCCCAGGATCACACCCAGGTGGGCGGCGACATGGACAGCAACCCGCTGGTGGACGGCGGTGCCGGGGTGTTCGACGGCGCCAGCCGCACCCCCGTGGAGCTGGATGGATTCCCCGCGCCGGTGCGCCGCGAGGCCCCGGCAAAGGCCGTTCCCGTCGACGCAGAGGCGAAGCCGGCGCAGGACCTGGCCAAGGCCGAGAGCGGCGAGGCAGGGGATGACGCACTGGCCCGGCGCCTGCAATCGAGCGAAGAGTTGCAGCAACTGGCGCGGCTGATCCGCGATGTCTCCGGCAGCGTCGACGCCCTGACCAACATCGAAGTCGAGGTGGTGCCCCAGGGCCTGCGCATCCTGATTCGTGATGACCAGCAGCGCTTCATGTTCCAGCGCGGCAATGCCAGCCTCGACCCGCACTTTCGCGGCCTGCTGGTGGCGCTGGCCGGTGTGCTGGGCAAGGTGGAGAACAAGCTGATCATCAGCGGGCATACCGACGCCACGCCTTATCGTGGCGAATCCGGCTACGACAACTGGAACCTCTCCGGCGACCGTGCGCTGCGCGCGCGCAATGTGCTGGTGGCAGGTGGCTTGCCGGCTGGCAACGTGCTGCAGGTGGCGGCCCAGGCGGATGTCATGCCGATCAAGCCGGAGCAGCCGGAAGACGGCGCCAACCGCAGGATAGAGATCCTGCTGCTCACCGAGCGCGCCGAAAGCCTCTACCGCGAGCTGTTCGGCGAGGGTTATGCACAGGCGCAGGTGTCGGCCTCCGGCGCCCGCTTCCAGGGGCCGGAAAAACAGTAG
- the flgA gene encoding flagellar basal body P-ring formation chaperone FlgA codes for MGAYQQASLEREAKRQGWTGMGHRLDNDLLGSTANLQPCPMTPSVRATSGGDPLARQRLEVGCPQGAPGWPVTVLSTPRLLLPMLVTTTVVARGQTLAATQLKLEPFELGKARQGFFQDPAAVAGMTAKRRIRANQLVTPALLSSALMVKRGQKVKIQASHEGIVAATAGEALADGREGEVIRVKNLSSQKSIDAKVIGDALVSSTFD; via the coding sequence GTGGGCGCGTATCAGCAGGCGAGCCTGGAACGCGAGGCGAAACGCCAGGGCTGGACCGGCATGGGCCACCGCCTCGACAACGACCTGCTGGGCAGCACCGCCAACCTGCAGCCCTGCCCCATGACGCCCTCGGTGCGCGCCACGTCGGGCGGTGACCCGCTGGCCCGCCAACGCCTGGAAGTCGGTTGTCCACAGGGCGCGCCGGGTTGGCCGGTGACCGTACTGAGTACCCCGCGCCTGTTGCTGCCCATGCTGGTGACGACGACGGTGGTGGCGCGCGGACAGACCCTCGCCGCCACGCAGCTGAAGCTGGAACCCTTTGAGCTCGGCAAGGCGCGCCAGGGGTTCTTCCAGGACCCGGCCGCGGTGGCCGGCATGACCGCCAAGCGGCGCATTCGCGCCAACCAGCTCGTCACCCCGGCGCTGCTCTCCAGCGCCCTGATGGTCAAGCGCGGGCAGAAGGTGAAGATCCAGGCGAGCCACGAAGGCATAGTCGCCGCCACCGCCGGCGAGGCCCTGGCCGATGGCCGCGAAGGCGAGGTGATCCGGGTGAAGAACCTCAGCAGCCAGAAGAGCATCGACGCCAAGGTGATCGGCGACGCCCTGGTGAGCAGCACCTTCGACTGA
- the lafA gene encoding lateral flagellin LafA encodes MALSIHTNYSALVTQTNLNKTNGQLSTNQQRLGTGLRINSAADDAAGLQIATRLNAQSRGMDVATRNTGDAISMLQTAEGAFSEVTDILQRMKDLATQSANDTNATADRTAIKSEWDELGKELGNIMTNTSYAGAKLFGAGNKFAAAVSFQIGSTAAETLSLDVSTAMGNLVTELGTTVPGLALATAANGQAAITAVNTALDNVGAVRATFGANINRLNHTANNLANMKDNTDMAKGRIMDADFAKESASMSKNSMLMQSGISMLKQAGQMPGMVMSLLG; translated from the coding sequence ATGGCTCTGTCGATTCACACCAACTACTCGGCCCTGGTCACCCAGACCAACCTGAACAAGACCAACGGCCAGCTGAGCACCAACCAGCAGCGCCTGGGCACCGGCCTGCGCATCAACTCCGCCGCCGACGACGCCGCCGGCCTGCAGATCGCCACCCGCCTCAACGCCCAGTCCCGTGGCATGGACGTAGCCACCCGCAACACCGGCGACGCCATCTCCATGCTGCAGACCGCCGAGGGCGCGTTCAGCGAAGTGACCGACATCCTCCAGCGCATGAAAGACCTGGCCACCCAGAGCGCGAACGACACCAACGCCACCGCCGACCGCACCGCCATCAAGTCCGAGTGGGACGAGCTGGGCAAAGAGCTGGGCAACATCATGACCAACACCAGCTACGCGGGTGCCAAGCTGTTCGGCGCGGGCAACAAGTTCGCCGCTGCGGTCAGCTTCCAGATCGGTTCCACCGCCGCCGAGACCCTGAGCCTCGACGTGAGCACCGCCATGGGCAACCTGGTGACCGAGCTCGGCACCACCGTTCCGGGCCTGGCCCTGGCCACCGCCGCCAACGGCCAGGCGGCCATCACCGCGGTGAACACCGCCCTGGACAACGTGGGCGCCGTACGCGCCACCTTCGGCGCCAACATCAACCGCCTGAACCACACCGCGAACAACCTGGCCAACATGAAGGACAACACCGACATGGCCAAGGGCCGCATCATGGACGCCGACTTCGCCAAGGAAAGCGCCAGCATGAGCAAGAACTCCATGCTCATGCAGTCCGGCATCTCCATGCTCAAGCAAGCCGGCCAGATGCCGGGCATGGTCATGTCCCTGCTGGGTTGA
- the motA gene encoding flagellar motor stator protein MotA, with translation MQKVLGSLIIIACVLGGYAMANGDMRVLWQPAEVLIILGAGLGSLIVANPREVLLEMCSQIKGVFVHKRRDEEFQRQLLMMLYELLEMVDVGGLKVLDAHIEEPEQSELFAKYPLILQEPNLMAFIADNFRLMAMGKISAHELEGFLEQELEAMEHALLQPSKSLHKVGEAMPGFGILAAIMGIIITMGNIGGSVADIGTHVAAALVGTFLGIFFCYCLMDPLSNAMSQRVKTELSALECVRTTLVAHVAGKPTLLAVDAGRKLIEQDVKPAFKQLENWVTRYEEERDAA, from the coding sequence ATGCAGAAAGTACTGGGTTCACTCATCATCATCGCCTGCGTCCTCGGGGGCTACGCCATGGCCAACGGCGACATGCGCGTGCTCTGGCAGCCGGCGGAAGTGCTGATCATCCTCGGCGCCGGCCTCGGCAGCCTGATCGTCGCCAACCCCCGCGAAGTGCTGCTGGAGATGTGCTCGCAGATCAAGGGCGTGTTCGTCCACAAGCGCCGCGACGAGGAGTTCCAGCGCCAGCTCCTGATGATGCTCTACGAGCTGCTGGAGATGGTCGACGTGGGTGGCCTGAAGGTGCTCGATGCGCACATCGAGGAGCCGGAGCAGAGCGAGCTGTTCGCCAAGTACCCGCTGATCCTCCAGGAGCCCAACCTGATGGCCTTCATCGCCGACAACTTCCGCCTGATGGCCATGGGCAAGATCAGCGCCCACGAGCTGGAAGGCTTCCTCGAGCAGGAGCTGGAAGCCATGGAGCACGCTCTGCTGCAACCCTCCAAATCCTTGCACAAGGTGGGCGAGGCCATGCCGGGCTTCGGCATCCTGGCGGCGATCATGGGCATCATCATCACCATGGGCAACATCGGCGGTTCGGTGGCGGATATCGGCACCCACGTGGCCGCCGCCCTGGTGGGTACCTTCCTCGGCATCTTCTTCTGCTACTGCCTGATGGACCCGCTCAGCAACGCCATGTCCCAGCGCGTGAAGACCGAGCTCTCGGCCCTGGAATGCGTGCGTACCACCCTGGTCGCCCACGTTGCCGGCAAGCCCACGCTGCTGGCGGTGGACGCCGGCCGCAAGCTGATCGAGCAGGACGTGAAGCCCGCCTTCAAGCAGTTGGAGAACTGGGTGACGCGCTATGAAGAGGAGCGCGACGCGGCATGA
- the flgC gene encoding flagellar basal body rod protein FlgC, giving the protein MSFDAIYRIAGSAMNAQTVRLNTVASNLANADSASASAADTYQARKPMFAAVYENGELTRGAGMGGAHVQVLDVVTSGRDPVRRYEPGNPVADRDGYVYYPDVNQIEEMTDMMSATRSFETNVEVLNRVKSMQQGLLRLGEA; this is encoded by the coding sequence ATGTCTTTCGACGCCATCTACCGCATCGCCGGCTCCGCGATGAACGCGCAGACCGTGCGCCTGAACACCGTGGCCAGCAACCTGGCCAACGCCGACTCCGCCTCGGCCAGCGCCGCCGACACCTACCAGGCGCGCAAGCCGATGTTCGCCGCCGTCTACGAGAACGGCGAGCTGACCCGTGGCGCCGGCATGGGCGGCGCCCATGTGCAGGTGCTCGACGTGGTCACCTCCGGCCGCGACCCGGTGCGCCGCTATGAGCCGGGCAATCCGGTGGCCGACCGTGACGGCTACGTCTACTACCCGGACGTGAACCAGATCGAGGAGATGACCGACATGATGTCCGCCACCCGCAGCTTCGAGACCAACGTCGAGGTGCTGAACCGGGTCAAGAGCATGCAGCAAGGCCTGCTGCGCCTGGGAGAAGCCTGA